One part of the Lotus japonicus ecotype B-129 chromosome 2, LjGifu_v1.2 genome encodes these proteins:
- the LOC130737666 gene encoding uncharacterized protein LOC130737666, protein MVSTITTTFFTTTTTPTSLSSSLHSKKPHSLTLPNSKFNHFSPSKHPKPITHSSRPTTPSLPKSFPDDSPTAVSATTSATSPLNLKSRLRSGETLYGLFLLTFSPTLAEIAGLAGYDFVVIDMEHGHGGISEALPCLHALAASGTAAILRVPDTTAAWAKKALDIGPQGIMFPMVESAKSAAKAVSYCRFPPAGIRGSAHPIVRASAYGIDEGYLNNYLDEILIMCQVESLEGVKKIDEIAAVDGVDCVQMGPLDLSASMGCLWDPGNKNVRDVLREAERKVLAVREKKKKKNKSEGNDDVYLGGFALPYDGPRDLRSRGYHMVSGAVDVGLFRSAAVEDVESFKASLVEDEEGEGKEGDEKYWSE, encoded by the coding sequence ATGGTGagcaccatcaccaccaccttcttCACTACCACAACCACCCCAACATCCCTCTCCTCCTCCCTTCATTCAAAAAAACCCCATTCTCTCACTCTCCCCAATTCCAAATTCAACCACTTCTCCCCCTCCAAACACCCCAAACCCATAACCCACTCCTCCAGACCCACCACCCCATCTCTACCCAAATCCTTCCCCGACGACTCCCCCACCGCCGTCTCCGCCACAACCTCCGCCACCTCCCCTCTCAACCTCAAGTCCCGCCTCCGCTCCGGCGAGACCCTCTACGGCCTCTTCCTCCTCACATTCTCCCCCACTCTCGCCGAGATCGCGGGCCTCGCCGGCTACGATTTCGTCGTCATCGACATGGAACACGGCCACGGCGGAATCTCCGAAGCCCTCCCCTGCCTCCACGCCCTCGCTGCTTCAGGCACAGCGGCGATCCTCCGCGTCCCTGACACCACCGCCGCGTGGGCCAAGAAGGCCCTCGACATCGGCCCTCAGGGTATCATGTTTCCCATGGTCGAGTCCGCCAAATCCGCCGCGAAAGCCGTCTCATACTGCCGGTTCCCGCCGGCGGGGATCCGCGGCTCCGCCCACCCGATCGTTCGTGCCTCCGCCTACGGCATCGACGAGGGCTACCTGAATAACTACCTCGACGAGATTCTGATCATGTGCCAGGTGGAGTCGCTGGAAGGGGTGAAGAAGATCGACGAGATCGCGGCTGTTGATGGGGTTGACTGCGTGCAAATGGGGCCGTTGGATCTGAGTGCCAGCATGGGGTGCTTGTGGGATCCGGGGAACAAGAATGTGAGGGATGTGTTGAGGGAAGCGGAGAGGAAGGTGCTGGCggtgagggagaagaagaagaagaagaataagagtgaGGGAAACGACGACGTTTACCTGGGCGGTTTCGCGTTGCCATACGACGGGCCGCGAGACTTGAGGTCACGGGGGTATCACATGGTGTCTGGTGCTGTGGATGTGGGTTTGTTTAGGAGCGCCGCGGTGGAAGATGTTGAGAGTTTTAAGGCTAGTTTGGTTGAGGATGAAGAAGGAGAGGGTAAAGAGGGTGATGAGAAGTATTGGAGTGAATAA
- the LOC130737667 gene encoding cysteine-rich receptor-like protein kinase 43 isoform X1, with amino-acid sequence MTKSNTFFQNLIKPFKLGSSSEAQNEDDIQNIAAKEHKTFSYETLVAATKNFHAVNKLGEGGFGPVFKGKLNDGREIAVKKLSRRSNQGRTQFINEAKLLTRVQHRNVVSLFGYCAHGSEKLLVYEYVPRESLDKLLFRSQKKEQLDWKRRFDIISGVARGLLYLHEDSHDCIIHRDIKAANILLDEKWVPKIADFGLARIFPEDQTHVNTRVAGTNGYMAPEYLMHGHLSEKADVFSYGVVMMELITGHRNSSFDLDANGLLDWAYKLYKKGRALEIVDPVLASSAVTEQVEVCIQLALLCTQGDLHLRPTMGRVVVMLSKKPSHMQEPTRPGMPGSRYRRLPRRFHAFSSSTADGDESDSHGTFDSSNHGTTISTTKTSSIAAEVDSRGKRPMQDRFDSTHSSNYGTTTSTSGTLDNHRKLDSRGKGPLQG; translated from the exons ATGACCAAATCCAACACTTTctttcaaaatctcataaaaccCTTCAAATTGGGTTCCAGTAGTG AAGCACAGAACGAAGACGACATACAGAACATCGCTGCAAAGGAACACAAGACCTTTTCGTATGAAACATTGGTCGCTGCTACCAAGAACTTTCACGCTGTCAACAAGCTCGGTGAGGGAGGATTTGGACCCGTCTTCAAG GGGAAATTGAATGATGGGAGAGAGATTGCGGTGAAGAAGTTATCGCGTCGTTCAAATCAAGGGAGGACACAATTCATTAACGAGGCCAAGTTGTTGACACGTGTGCAGCACCGTAATGTGGTGAGTTTATTTGGCTATTGTGCCCATGGCTCAGAGAAGCTTCTTGTTTACGAGTATGTCCCTCGTGAGAGCCTTGACAAGCTTCTATTCA GATCCCAAAAGAAAGAGCAGTTAGATTGGAAACGTAGATTTGACATAATCAGTGGCGTGGCAAGAGGGTTGCTTTATCTCCACGAAGACTCACACGATTGCATTATCCATCGAGACATAAAAGCTGCAAACATCTTACTCGATGAAAAATGGGTACCCAAGATTGCAGATTTTGGTTTGGCACGCATCTTCCCAGAAGACCAAACCCATGTCAATACACGTGTGgctggaaccaa TGGGTATATGGCTCCAGAGTACTTGATGCATGGACATCTAAGTGAGAAGGCAGACGTATTTAGCTATGGAGTTGTAATGATGGAGTTGATCACTGGCCATCGAAACTCATCGTTTGATTTGGATGCCAATGGCCTCCTCGACTGG GCATACAAGCTATACAAGAAAGGGAGGGCGTTAGAAATTGTGGATCCCGTGCTGGCATCCTCTGCGGTTACAGAGCAGGTTGAAGTGTGCATTCAGCTAGCTCTGCTCTGCACGCAAGGCGATCTGCATCTACGGCCAACGATGGGGCGTGTGGTGGTGATGCTGTCGAAGAAGCCGAGTCACATGCAAGAACCAACAAGACCAGGAATGCCTGGTTCCAGATATAGAAGATTACCTCGCAGGTTTCatgctttctcttcttccacgGCTGATGGTGATGAGTCTGATTCTCACGGTACTTTTGATTCAAGCAACCATGGCACTACTATTTCTACAACAAAAACAAGCTCAATTGCTGCAGAAGTAGACTCGCGAGGAAAACGTCCAATGCAAG ATAGATTTGATTCAACTCATTCAAGCAATTATGGCACTACTACATCTACAAGTGGAACGCTCGACAACCATAGAAAACTAGACTCGCGAGGGAAAGGTCCATTGCAAGGTTAg
- the LOC130737667 gene encoding cysteine-rich receptor-like protein kinase 43 isoform X2, which yields MTKSNTFFQNLIKPFKLGSSSEAQNEDDIQNIAAKEHKTFSYETLVAATKNFHAVNKLGEGGFGPVFKGKLNDGREIAVKKLSRRSNQGRTQFINEAKLLTRVQHRNVVSLFGYCAHGSEKLLVYEYVPRESLDKLLFRSQKKEQLDWKRRFDIISGVARGLLYLHEDSHDCIIHRDIKAANILLDEKWVPKIADFGLARIFPEDQTHVNTRVAGTNGYMAPEYLMHGHLSEKADVFSYGVVMMELITGHRNSSFDLDANGLLDWAYKLYKKGRALEIVDPVLASSAVTEQVEVCIQLALLCTQGDLHLRPTMGRVVVMLSKKPSHMQEPTRPGMPGSRYRRLPRRFHAFSSSTADGDESDSHGTFDSSNHGTTISTTKTSSIAAEVDSRGKRPMQG from the exons ATGACCAAATCCAACACTTTctttcaaaatctcataaaaccCTTCAAATTGGGTTCCAGTAGTG AAGCACAGAACGAAGACGACATACAGAACATCGCTGCAAAGGAACACAAGACCTTTTCGTATGAAACATTGGTCGCTGCTACCAAGAACTTTCACGCTGTCAACAAGCTCGGTGAGGGAGGATTTGGACCCGTCTTCAAG GGGAAATTGAATGATGGGAGAGAGATTGCGGTGAAGAAGTTATCGCGTCGTTCAAATCAAGGGAGGACACAATTCATTAACGAGGCCAAGTTGTTGACACGTGTGCAGCACCGTAATGTGGTGAGTTTATTTGGCTATTGTGCCCATGGCTCAGAGAAGCTTCTTGTTTACGAGTATGTCCCTCGTGAGAGCCTTGACAAGCTTCTATTCA GATCCCAAAAGAAAGAGCAGTTAGATTGGAAACGTAGATTTGACATAATCAGTGGCGTGGCAAGAGGGTTGCTTTATCTCCACGAAGACTCACACGATTGCATTATCCATCGAGACATAAAAGCTGCAAACATCTTACTCGATGAAAAATGGGTACCCAAGATTGCAGATTTTGGTTTGGCACGCATCTTCCCAGAAGACCAAACCCATGTCAATACACGTGTGgctggaaccaa TGGGTATATGGCTCCAGAGTACTTGATGCATGGACATCTAAGTGAGAAGGCAGACGTATTTAGCTATGGAGTTGTAATGATGGAGTTGATCACTGGCCATCGAAACTCATCGTTTGATTTGGATGCCAATGGCCTCCTCGACTGG GCATACAAGCTATACAAGAAAGGGAGGGCGTTAGAAATTGTGGATCCCGTGCTGGCATCCTCTGCGGTTACAGAGCAGGTTGAAGTGTGCATTCAGCTAGCTCTGCTCTGCACGCAAGGCGATCTGCATCTACGGCCAACGATGGGGCGTGTGGTGGTGATGCTGTCGAAGAAGCCGAGTCACATGCAAGAACCAACAAGACCAGGAATGCCTGGTTCCAGATATAGAAGATTACCTCGCAGGTTTCatgctttctcttcttccacgGCTGATGGTGATGAGTCTGATTCTCACGGTACTTTTGATTCAAGCAACCATGGCACTACTATTTCTACAACAAAAACAAGCTCAATTGCTGCAGAAGTAGACTCGCGAGGAAAACGTCCAATGCAAGGTTAG